One segment of Pseudomonas pohangensis DNA contains the following:
- the nusB gene encoding transcription antitermination factor NusB, translating to MTFNSDIDNPEQPDAKPAKGKTATRRKARSLAMQALYQWHMAGQSINEIEAQFRVDNDFSGVDGGYFSEILHGVPSLKTELDELLVPCLDRPLDELDPVELAILRLSLFELRNRVDVPYRVVINEGIELAKVYGATDGHKFVNGVLDKLAPQLREAEVRANKR from the coding sequence GTGACTTTCAATAGCGATATCGACAACCCCGAGCAGCCGGACGCCAAGCCGGCCAAGGGCAAGACTGCGACGCGCCGCAAGGCCCGCAGTCTGGCCATGCAGGCGTTGTACCAGTGGCACATGGCCGGCCAGTCGATCAACGAAATCGAAGCCCAGTTTCGCGTCGACAATGATTTCAGCGGTGTAGATGGCGGCTATTTCAGTGAAATCCTGCACGGTGTCCCCAGCCTGAAAACCGAGCTGGATGAATTGCTCGTGCCTTGTCTGGATCGCCCTCTGGACGAACTGGATCCGGTCGAGCTGGCGATCCTGCGCTTGTCGCTGTTCGAGTTGCGCAACCGGGTGGATGTGCCGTACCGGGTGGTGATCAACGAAGGGATCGAACTGGCCAAGGTCTACGGTGCTACCGACGGGCACAAGTTCGTCAACGGTGTGCTGGACAAACTGGCACCGCAACTGCGCGAAGCCGAAGTGCGTGCCAACAAGCGCTGA
- the thiL gene encoding thiamine-phosphate kinase → MGEFELIRRFFASAACARPAAGVVQGIGDDCALLALPPGEQLLVSTDTLLSGVHFPASADGFLLAQRGLAAAASDLAAMAATPLGFTLALTLPTAEPQWLQGFAAGLDVMAKACGLALVGGDTTRGPLSMTFTVLGRVPAGQALRRSGAQAGDLLCVGGALGDAAAALPLVLGQTSSSAEIAGPLLERYWTPQPQLALGQALRGKATAALDISDGLLADCGHLASASAVGIRIELERLPLSAAILQLLGQTRARECALTGGDDYRLVFSLPPGELASLQAAWPEIAVIGQVVAGTGVEVVDEDGQPVTFAHSGFQHFGSTHG, encoded by the coding sequence CTGGGCGAATTCGAGCTGATTCGCCGGTTTTTTGCCAGTGCGGCCTGTGCCCGTCCCGCCGCGGGCGTGGTACAGGGCATTGGTGATGATTGCGCGCTGCTGGCCCTGCCGCCCGGCGAGCAGTTGCTGGTGTCGACGGACACCTTGCTCAGCGGTGTGCATTTTCCCGCCTCCGCCGATGGCTTTCTGCTGGCCCAGCGCGGCCTGGCGGCGGCAGCCAGCGATCTGGCAGCGATGGCCGCAACACCACTGGGCTTCACCCTGGCGCTGACCCTGCCGACTGCTGAGCCGCAGTGGCTGCAAGGTTTTGCGGCCGGTCTCGACGTGATGGCGAAGGCGTGCGGGCTGGCCCTGGTCGGTGGCGACACCACGCGCGGGCCGCTGAGCATGACTTTCACCGTGCTCGGTCGGGTGCCCGCCGGGCAGGCGCTGAGACGCAGCGGGGCGCAGGCAGGCGATCTGCTGTGTGTTGGCGGCGCGCTTGGCGATGCCGCCGCCGCCTTGCCGCTGGTGCTGGGGCAAACCAGCAGCTCCGCGGAAATTGCCGGGCCGCTGCTGGAGCGCTACTGGACACCGCAACCACAGCTGGCACTGGGCCAGGCTTTGCGCGGCAAGGCAACGGCGGCGCTGGATATATCCGATGGACTGCTGGCCGACTGCGGCCATCTGGCCAGTGCATCGGCTGTCGGAATCCGCATCGAACTTGAACGGCTGCCGTTGTCCGCGGCTATCCTGCAGTTGCTTGGCCAGACGCGTGCGCGCGAGTGTGCGCTGACCGGCGGCGACGATTACCGGCTGGTGTTCAGCTTGCCGCCTGGCGAACTGGCCAGTCTGCAGGCGGCCTGGCCGGAGATTGCAGTGATCGGGCAGGTGGTTGCCGGTACGGGGGTCGAGGTGGTGGATGAGGACGGTCAGCCAGTGACGTTTGCCCACAGCGGTTTTCAACATTTCGGGAGTACCCATGGCTGA
- a CDS encoding phosphatidylglycerophosphatase A family protein — MADSRRSPPSVWRNPWHFLAFGFGSGTLPKAPGTWGSLVALPFIPLLQLLPGWGYWLVLGLGTLFGFWLCGRVAEDLGVQDHEGIVWDEMVGMWITLWLVPPGWQWLLLGFLMFRFFDILKPWPIRWIDRHVHGGVGIMLDDVLAGIFAWLAMHALLYGVS, encoded by the coding sequence ATGGCTGATTCGCGCAGGTCGCCACCTTCGGTATGGCGCAACCCCTGGCATTTTCTGGCCTTCGGTTTCGGTTCCGGTACCTTGCCCAAGGCACCGGGAACCTGGGGCTCACTGGTCGCCCTGCCGTTCATTCCGTTGCTGCAGTTGCTGCCTGGCTGGGGTTACTGGCTGGTGCTGGGGCTGGGCACGCTGTTCGGTTTCTGGCTGTGTGGCCGTGTTGCGGAGGATCTTGGCGTACAGGATCACGAGGGTATCGTCTGGGACGAAATGGTCGGCATGTGGATTACCCTGTGGTTGGTGCCGCCAGGCTGGCAGTGGTTGCTGCTGGGTTTTCTGATGTTCCGCTTTTTCGACATTCTCAAACCGTGGCCGATTCGCTGGATTGATCGGCATGTTCATGGTGGAGTGGGGATCATGCTTGATGATGTGCTGGCCGGCATTTTTGCCTGGCTGGCAATGCATGCCTTGCTGTACGGGGTGAGCTGA
- a CDS encoding TIGR02281 family clan AA aspartic protease, whose product MSRFQVILFAALLGFCLQVSAAINVQVVGLFPGAAVLKVDGQRKLVKVGETGPGGVQVVSADSRSAVLRVEGVERSYNLSRDYSATSGVASAPAQVSIAKGIGGHYWVAGSISGKNVQFLVDTGATAIAMNEGAAKRLGIDYRVQGQPMVVNTASGTAQAWRVKLDSVKIGGIEVLGVEAAVVAGEAPTEVLLGMSFLNRVSWREDQGMLRLEAKY is encoded by the coding sequence ATGAGCCGTTTTCAAGTAATACTCTTTGCCGCTCTGCTCGGTTTTTGCCTGCAGGTCTCTGCCGCGATCAATGTGCAGGTTGTCGGGCTGTTTCCGGGCGCGGCTGTGTTGAAAGTTGACGGCCAGCGCAAGCTGGTCAAGGTCGGTGAAACCGGGCCTGGTGGTGTGCAGGTGGTCAGCGCGGACAGCCGCAGCGCCGTGCTGCGCGTCGAAGGTGTCGAACGCAGCTACAACCTGAGCCGCGATTACAGCGCCACCAGCGGTGTGGCTTCAGCGCCGGCACAGGTCAGCATAGCCAAGGGCATTGGTGGCCATTACTGGGTGGCGGGGTCGATTTCCGGCAAGAACGTGCAGTTTCTGGTCGATACCGGAGCCACGGCGATAGCGATGAATGAAGGCGCCGCCAAGCGTCTGGGAATCGATTATCGCGTGCAGGGCCAGCCGATGGTGGTGAATACCGCCAGCGGCACGGCCCAGGCCTGGCGAGTCAAGCTCGACAGCGTGAAGATCGGCGGCATCGAGGTGCTCGGAGTGGAAGCCGCTGTGGTCGCCGGTGAAGCGCCGACCGAAGTGCTGCTGGGCATGAGCTTTCTCAATCGCGTGAGCTGGCGCGAAGACCAGGGCATGTTGCGCCTGGAAGCCAAGTATTAG
- the ribA gene encoding GTP cyclohydrolase II — protein sequence MSVVFVAASQLPTPFCVFTMHGFLDEVTGKEHVALTLGDVANGEPVLGRLHSECLTGDALFSLRCDCGFQLEAAMRAIAEAGRGVLLYLRQEGRGIGLLNKIRAYELQDGGADTVEANEQLGFGADQRDYSICQPMLAHLGITRIKLMTNNPRKVKALQGFGVQVSERVPLQVGSNPHNKLYLATKAGKLGHMLGVLHQGEIEQP from the coding sequence GTGTCCGTTGTGTTTGTTGCCGCATCCCAGCTGCCCACACCGTTCTGTGTGTTCACCATGCATGGCTTCCTCGATGAAGTCACCGGCAAGGAGCACGTGGCGCTGACGCTGGGCGATGTCGCCAATGGTGAGCCGGTGCTGGGACGCCTGCATTCCGAATGCCTTACCGGTGACGCCCTGTTCAGTCTGCGTTGCGATTGCGGCTTTCAGCTGGAAGCGGCCATGCGCGCCATCGCCGAAGCGGGCCGTGGTGTGCTGCTTTATCTGCGTCAGGAGGGCCGTGGCATTGGTCTGCTGAACAAGATTCGGGCGTATGAGCTGCAGGATGGTGGTGCGGATACTGTCGAGGCCAATGAGCAGCTGGGTTTTGGCGCCGATCAGCGCGACTACTCGATCTGTCAGCCGATGCTGGCCCATTTGGGCATCACCCGGATCAAGCTGATGACCAACAACCCGCGCAAGGTCAAAGCCTTGCAGGGCTTTGGTGTGCAGGTCAGCGAGCGCGTGCCGCTGCAGGTGGGCAGCAACCCGCACAACAAACTGTACCTGGCGACCAAGGCCGGCAAGCTCGGGCATATGCTCGGCGTTCTGCATCAGGGCGAGATCGAACAACCGTGA
- a CDS encoding MFS transporter yields MNRSALRRRLALEWWCLLGAALLPLLLLGQLLGIADPGWPDLHMPLFIAGLLSMFASLPLFSRYKHALIATQAALDSPTEAAAWSALARARRTGMLMAALPVWIAALALFSGLNPVALLLLALSSVVIGCLYRIPSQLG; encoded by the coding sequence GTGAACCGCAGCGCCTTGCGGCGGCGGCTGGCGCTGGAGTGGTGGTGCCTGCTGGGCGCTGCCTTGCTGCCGCTGTTGCTGCTGGGCCAGCTGTTGGGCATTGCCGATCCCGGCTGGCCAGATCTGCATATGCCGTTGTTCATTGCCGGCCTGCTGTCGATGTTCGCCAGTCTGCCGCTGTTCAGTCGCTACAAGCATGCACTGATTGCCACCCAGGCAGCCCTCGATAGCCCGACTGAAGCGGCGGCCTGGTCTGCTCTGGCCAGAGCGCGCCGCACGGGCATGCTGATGGCGGCCCTGCCGGTCTGGATTGCCGCGCTGGCGCTGTTCAGCGGGCTGAATCCGGTGGCCTTGCTGCTGCTGGCGTTATCCAGTGTGGTGATCGGCTGCCTTTACCGCATTCCGTCGCAACTGGGCTGA
- a CDS encoding cobalamin-binding protein, with product MRLWLLWVLLLSQPLAAAERVISLAPALSEIILELDAGERLVGRVAGPPAIAALATVPTVGRYQQLEMETLLSLQPDLVLAWSDSLSNAQRSQLQQLGIPLFEVAPRNLVQLGQLFAEVGAQLGVPLRGRQLQQQFDSGVAELRQRYARSEPLTVFYQVWQQPLYTLGGQQIVSDALQVCGARNVFAELTLPAPQVSVEAVLAKDPQVILLSEQQQADAWQRWPQLQAVQRQQVWPVADAGLERPSFQMLGALEKLCLQLQQAR from the coding sequence GTGCGTCTGTGGCTGCTCTGGGTGCTGCTGCTGAGTCAGCCGCTGGCGGCGGCCGAGCGGGTCATCAGCCTGGCCCCGGCACTCAGTGAAATCATCCTGGAACTGGATGCCGGCGAGCGTCTGGTCGGCAGGGTTGCCGGCCCGCCTGCGATAGCCGCACTGGCAACAGTGCCGACCGTGGGTCGCTACCAGCAACTGGAGATGGAAACCCTGCTCAGTCTGCAACCGGATCTGGTCCTGGCCTGGTCGGACAGCCTGAGCAACGCCCAGCGCAGCCAGCTCCAGCAGCTGGGCATTCCCTTGTTTGAGGTGGCGCCACGCAATCTGGTGCAGCTCGGCCAGCTGTTTGCCGAGGTCGGCGCACAGCTTGGTGTGCCGCTACGTGGCCGGCAATTGCAGCAGCAGTTTGACAGCGGGGTGGCCGAGTTGCGTCAGCGTTATGCCCGGAGCGAGCCGCTGACGGTGTTCTATCAGGTCTGGCAGCAGCCGCTGTATACCCTCGGCGGGCAGCAGATTGTCAGCGATGCGCTGCAGGTGTGCGGTGCGCGCAATGTGTTTGCCGAGCTGACCCTGCCGGCACCGCAAGTCAGTGTCGAGGCGGTGCTGGCTAAGGATCCGCAGGTGATACTGCTCAGCGAGCAGCAGCAGGCGGATGCCTGGCAGCGATGGCCGCAATTGCAGGCGGTGCAGCGCCAGCAGGTTTGGCCGGTGGCCGATGCCGGGCTGGAGCGGCCGAGCTTCCAGATGCTCGGCGCGCTGGAAAAGCTTTGCCTGCAGTTGCAGCAGGCACGCTAG
- a CDS encoding TonB-dependent receptor domain-containing protein, producing MKRLTLAVTITALPFTALADTPGDSTVAYQAPALVVTSGRQVEPKQTAVAATSVFTRADIERLQVRTVDELLTRVPGVSVSRNGGPGSLTGVFMRGTSSTQSLVLVDGQRISSASSGTASLEFLSIDQIERIEVVRGSRSSLYGSDAIGGVIQIFTRRGSDSPAQPYARLAAGTHKTYERTLGVSGGDAATRYNLGGTLNESRGIDNTGSDLGDNHDDDALRNRALSMNLSHQFNDDLEVGLSALDQRGKTEWDDIYYGTRPYDDFQLSTAAGYISNRFSDSWLSRLEAGHSEDKRDTKNDDALGTLYTYNTYHNSANWLNTVQLNERNQVLAGLDWYEDILHSSTDFNQTSRWNQAAYAQHRFQAERFSTELGMRHDDNQDFGSQNTWNGALSVPLNPDNLAIVSYSEGFRAPTFNDLYYPDFCYYGTCYPSANPDLQPEQSKTWEGQLRSSLSSTSQLQLSLYRTEITDAIVLDQDFIPQNLQKARINGFEAALAQEFGGWRSNLALGLIDPRDRETGHTLARRAKRTLTLDVDRQFDSFSAGATWRGVSGRYDDAENTAELGGYGLLGVRAGWQASRQLSFDLSLDNLLDKDYADATYGVWDPVNYQTIGRQGYNTEGRTVLLALNWAM from the coding sequence ATGAAGCGCCTTACCCTGGCCGTGACCATCACGGCACTGCCTTTTACAGCCCTGGCCGATACGCCGGGCGACAGCACTGTCGCCTATCAGGCGCCCGCCCTGGTAGTCACTTCCGGCCGTCAGGTCGAGCCGAAACAAACCGCCGTTGCCGCCACCAGCGTGTTCACCCGCGCTGACATCGAGCGCCTGCAGGTGCGCACGGTAGATGAGCTGCTGACCCGGGTGCCGGGCGTTAGCGTCTCCCGCAATGGCGGACCGGGCAGTCTCACCGGCGTGTTCATGCGCGGCACCTCGAGCACCCAGTCGCTGGTGCTGGTGGATGGCCAGCGCATCTCCTCGGCGTCCAGCGGCACTGCCAGTCTGGAATTTCTCAGCATCGACCAGATCGAGCGCATCGAGGTGGTGCGGGGCTCGCGCTCCTCGCTGTATGGTTCGGATGCAATTGGCGGGGTGATCCAGATCTTTACCCGCCGCGGCAGCGATAGCCCGGCCCAGCCCTACGCCCGCCTTGCCGCCGGCACGCACAAAACCTACGAGCGCACCCTCGGCGTTTCCGGCGGCGATGCAGCCACCCGCTACAACCTGGGTGGCACGCTGAACGAGAGCCGCGGCATCGACAATACCGGCAGTGACCTGGGCGACAATCACGATGACGATGCCCTGCGCAATCGCGCCCTGAGCATGAACCTGTCCCATCAGTTCAATGACGATCTTGAAGTCGGCCTCAGCGCCCTGGATCAGCGCGGCAAAACCGAATGGGATGATATCTATTACGGCACCCGGCCCTACGATGATTTCCAGCTCTCGACTGCCGCCGGCTATATCAGCAACCGCTTCAGCGACAGCTGGCTGAGCCGCCTCGAGGCAGGCCACAGCGAGGACAAGCGCGACACCAAAAATGATGATGCGCTGGGCACGCTGTACACCTACAACACCTATCACAACAGCGCCAACTGGCTGAACACCGTGCAGCTCAACGAGCGCAACCAGGTGCTGGCCGGCCTCGACTGGTACGAAGACATCCTGCACAGCAGCACCGACTTCAACCAGACCTCGCGCTGGAATCAGGCCGCCTATGCCCAGCATCGTTTTCAGGCCGAGCGCTTCTCCACCGAACTGGGCATGCGTCACGACGACAACCAGGATTTCGGCAGCCAGAACACCTGGAATGGTGCGCTCAGCGTGCCGCTGAATCCGGACAATCTGGCCATAGTGTCGTACAGCGAGGGCTTCCGTGCGCCGACCTTCAATGACCTGTACTACCCGGATTTCTGCTATTACGGCACCTGTTACCCCTCGGCCAATCCGGATCTGCAGCCGGAACAGTCGAAAACCTGGGAAGGCCAGCTGCGCAGCAGCCTGAGCAGCACCAGCCAGCTGCAGCTGTCGCTGTACCGTACGGAGATCACCGACGCCATCGTGCTGGACCAGGACTTCATTCCGCAGAACCTGCAGAAGGCACGCATCAACGGTTTCGAGGCCGCGCTTGCGCAAGAGTTCGGCGGCTGGCGCAGCAATCTGGCACTGGGTCTGATCGACCCGCGTGACCGCGAGACCGGACATACCCTGGCCCGGCGCGCCAAGCGCACGCTGACCCTCGACGTTGACCGCCAGTTCGATAGCTTTTCCGCAGGCGCCACCTGGCGCGGCGTCTCCGGTCGCTACGACGATGCCGAAAACACTGCCGAGCTGGGTGGTTACGGGCTGCTCGGTGTAAGGGCTGGCTGGCAAGCCAGCCGGCAACTGAGCTTCGACCTGTCGCTGGATAACCTGCTCGACAAGGATTATGCCGATGCGACCTACGGCGTCTGGGATCCGGTCAACTACCAAACCATCGGTCGCCAGGGTTACAACACCGAAGGCCGCACCGTGCTGCTGGCACTGAACTGGGCGATGTGA
- a CDS encoding mechanosensitive ion channel family protein, with translation MSAEKFTADVQQTLWQWATTPWFQIGNTDVHLLRMVGLLFILIFAWWFSTVLERGLRNLVMRGKGETMNTSGVYALARITRYLVWIVGTLIGLRYLGLDLTNLALVGGAIGVGIGLGLQNIFSNFISGIILLVERTLKVGDFVDLQSGVMGRVNEIGMRYTRITTNDLVDIIVPNSEFINGRVTNWSFNENCRRIHVPFNVAYGSDKHKVKQAALNAVAEVPGSITHDSKRRPEVWLTHFADSSLNFELVVWVEHALMISPGSTHARFMWAIDDQLRLAGIEIPFPQRDLHLRSGSLRVEMNDTRADLHAMQHPEAKPQPKP, from the coding sequence ATGTCCGCCGAAAAATTCACTGCCGACGTACAGCAAACCCTCTGGCAATGGGCCACCACACCCTGGTTTCAGATCGGCAACACCGATGTGCACCTGCTGCGCATGGTTGGCCTGCTGTTCATCCTTATTTTCGCCTGGTGGTTCTCCACGGTGCTCGAGCGCGGCCTGCGCAATCTGGTCATGCGCGGCAAAGGCGAGACGATGAACACTTCAGGGGTGTATGCCCTGGCCCGGATCACCCGCTACCTGGTGTGGATTGTCGGCACCCTGATCGGCTTGCGCTATCTGGGGCTGGACCTGACCAATCTGGCCCTGGTCGGTGGCGCCATCGGCGTCGGTATCGGCCTGGGTCTGCAGAACATCTTCAGCAACTTCATTTCCGGAATCATTCTGCTGGTGGAGAGGACGCTCAAGGTCGGCGATTTCGTCGATCTGCAATCCGGTGTCATGGGCCGGGTGAACGAGATCGGCATGCGCTACACGCGCATCACCACCAATGATCTGGTCGACATCATTGTGCCCAACTCAGAGTTCATCAACGGCCGGGTGACCAACTGGAGCTTCAACGAAAATTGCCGGCGCATCCATGTCCCGTTCAACGTGGCCTATGGCAGCGACAAGCACAAGGTCAAGCAGGCGGCACTCAATGCCGTGGCAGAGGTGCCCGGCTCGATTACCCATGACAGCAAGCGCCGCCCGGAAGTCTGGCTGACCCATTTTGCCGACAGCAGCCTGAATTTCGAGCTGGTGGTCTGGGTCGAACATGCCCTGATGATTTCACCCGGATCAACCCATGCCCGCTTCATGTGGGCCATCGATGACCAGCTGCGCCTGGCCGGCATTGAAATTCCGTTCCCGCAGCGCGACCTGCATCTGCGCTCCGGAAGTTTGCGTGTGGAAATGAACGACACCAGAGCCGACCTGCATGCCATGCAGCATCCCGAGGCAAAGCCGCAACCGAAGCCCTGA
- the dxs gene encoding 1-deoxy-D-xylulose-5-phosphate synthase: MSKTFHQIPRERPVTPLLDRAETPAGLRRLAESELETLADELRLELLYRVGQSGGHFGAGLGVIELTIALHYVFDTPDDRLVWDVGHQAYPHKILTGRRERMSTLRQKDGLAAFPRRSESAYDTFGVGHSSTSISAALGMAIAAQMQGSKRKSVAVIGDGALTAGMAFEALNHASHLKANMLVILNDNDMSISKNVGGLSNHLAKIFSSHTYANMREGSKKVLSRLPGAWELARKTEEHAKGMLVPGTLFEELGWNYIGPIDGHDLPTLLATLRNMRELEGPQFLHVITTKGKGFAAAEADPIGYHAITKLEPINPPATPKPASGPKYSAVFGQWLCDMAAADPRLVGITPAMKEGSDLVAFSERFPERYFDVAIAEQHAVTLAAGLACDGVKPVVAIYSTFLQRAYDQLIHDVAVQNLDVLFAIDRAGLVGEDGPTHAGSFDLSYLRCIPNMLLMTPSDENELRRMLTTGHLFKGPAAVRYPRGSGPNALIEAALEPVDIGVGVVRRQGSKVALLVFGVQLAEALRVGEILDATVVDMRFVKPLDEALVLQLADSHELLVTIEENSIMGGAGSAVSEFLSAQNRLQPMLHLGLPDYYVEHAKPSQMLAECGLDAAGIEASVRQRLSLL; this comes from the coding sequence ATGTCGAAGACTTTCCACCAGATCCCCCGCGAACGGCCTGTAACGCCCCTGCTCGACCGCGCCGAAACGCCGGCGGGGCTGCGCCGGCTGGCTGAAAGCGAACTGGAAACCCTTGCCGACGAACTGCGTCTGGAACTGCTCTACCGGGTGGGCCAGAGCGGCGGACATTTCGGCGCCGGCCTCGGGGTCATCGAGCTGACCATCGCCCTGCATTACGTATTCGACACGCCGGATGACCGTCTGGTATGGGATGTCGGCCATCAGGCCTACCCGCACAAGATTCTCACCGGTCGCCGCGAGCGCATGTCCACGCTGCGTCAGAAGGACGGCCTGGCCGCCTTCCCGCGGCGCAGCGAGAGCGCCTATGACACCTTCGGTGTCGGCCACTCCAGCACCTCGATCAGTGCCGCCCTGGGCATGGCGATTGCCGCCCAGATGCAGGGCAGCAAGCGCAAGAGCGTGGCGGTGATCGGCGATGGCGCGCTGACCGCCGGCATGGCTTTCGAGGCGCTCAATCACGCCTCGCACCTCAAGGCCAACATGCTGGTGATCCTCAACGACAACGACATGTCGATCTCGAAGAATGTCGGCGGGCTGTCCAATCACCTGGCGAAAATCTTCTCCAGCCACACCTACGCCAACATGCGCGAAGGCAGCAAGAAAGTGCTGTCACGCCTGCCCGGTGCCTGGGAACTGGCGCGCAAGACCGAAGAACACGCCAAGGGCATGCTGGTACCCGGCACCCTGTTCGAGGAACTGGGCTGGAACTACATCGGCCCGATCGACGGCCATGACCTGCCGACCCTGCTGGCCACCCTGCGCAACATGCGCGAACTGGAAGGCCCGCAGTTTCTGCATGTGATCACCACCAAGGGCAAGGGCTTCGCTGCGGCCGAAGCCGACCCGATCGGCTACCACGCAATCACCAAGCTGGAACCGATCAACCCGCCTGCTACGCCCAAGCCCGCCAGCGGCCCGAAATATTCGGCAGTATTCGGCCAGTGGCTGTGCGACATGGCTGCCGCAGATCCGCGCCTGGTCGGTATCACCCCGGCGATGAAGGAAGGCTCGGACCTGGTGGCCTTCAGCGAACGCTTCCCCGAGCGCTACTTCGATGTGGCGATCGCCGAACAGCATGCCGTGACGCTGGCGGCCGGGCTTGCCTGCGATGGCGTCAAACCGGTGGTGGCGATCTATTCGACCTTCCTGCAGCGCGCCTACGACCAGCTGATTCACGATGTCGCGGTGCAGAACCTCGACGTGCTGTTCGCCATCGACCGCGCCGGCCTGGTCGGCGAAGACGGTCCGACCCATGCCGGCAGCTTCGACCTGTCTTACCTGCGCTGCATTCCCAACATGCTGCTGATGACACCGAGCGACGAGAACGAGCTGCGCCGGATGCTCACCACCGGGCACCTGTTCAAGGGCCCGGCTGCCGTGCGTTACCCGCGCGGCAGCGGCCCGAATGCGCTGATCGAAGCGGCGCTGGAGCCAGTGGACATCGGTGTCGGCGTGGTGCGTCGCCAGGGCAGCAAGGTCGCCCTGCTGGTGTTCGGCGTGCAACTGGCCGAAGCCCTCAGGGTCGGCGAGATTCTCGACGCCACGGTGGTCGACATGCGCTTTGTCAAACCGCTGGATGAAGCACTGGTGCTGCAGCTGGCCGACAGTCACGAGTTGCTGGTGACCATCGAGGAAAACAGCATCATGGGCGGCGCCGGCAGCGCCGTCAGCGAATTCCTGAGCGCGCAAAACCGTCTGCAACCCATGCTTCATCTGGGTTTGCCGGACTACTACGTGGAACATGCCAAGCCCTCGCAGATGCTTGCCGAATGCGGGCTCGACGCCGCCGGCATCGAAGCCTCCGTGCGCCAGCGCCTGAGCCTGCTGTAA